The Patescibacteria group bacterium genome has a window encoding:
- a CDS encoding GxxExxY protein: MLTLDTDIINISRVGKTTAKYLNKLGITTVRDLLFYFPFRYDDFTHLTPIDKLQSETSANIVGRIELIQNKKSWRRRMYITEALITDDTETLKVIWFNQPFIARNLQVGDKVSLAGKIEEDASGLVMKSPTYEKIAGQQGFHTQGLVPNYHLTANLTQKQIRFLIKQIIGAAKQISDWLPPDMKKNLRLFDLSEAIAKIHFPKTKTEIETARRRLSFNELFIIQLQSQLVKKELEASQAKPIPFSEETTKKFVNSLPWALTDAQRKSAWEILKDIGKDKPMSRLLSGDVGSGKTVVALIAMLNVALNNYQAVLMAPTEILAHQHYSTICQLLSNFDVKIGLITGSEKRANYELGIKNQKENKKMKTPDSLFLIHNSDIIIGTHALIQEKIEFNNLGLAIIDEQHRFGVEQRAALLTRTYADRRGPMRTGGEEAEDEGKLLYEKITYKIRGAIFNVKKQLGLGHKEVIYQKALEKKFEKVGLSFTKEKSIEIKYDDKKISIYRPDFIIDDKVILEIKKLPFIGKFEKQQVWHYLKGSEYKLALLVNFANNDVQIERFVDTKKSASVRQSPHQSALSPHLLSMTATPIPRSLALALYGDLDLSIINQLPKGRKPVMTKIVPEEKREKAYAFIRQQIDSGRQVFVICPLIDHSDKLGVKSVKQEFEKLDKQIFPDLNIGILHGRIKPPEKEKIMREFLDNKIKILVSTSVVEVGVDAPNAAIMMIEGAERFGLAQLHQFRGRVGRSQHQSYCFLFTENSADKTLKRLETLVNCQDGFTLAKMDLKFRGAGEIYGTAQKGFPQLKIASLFDYKLMKEAREEAIEIINKDPGLKNYPLLAEKLGDWEKSVHLE, encoded by the coding sequence ATGTTAACCCTGGACACGGACATAATAAATATCAGCCGCGTGGGCAAAACCACGGCTAAATATTTAAATAAATTGGGTATAACGACGGTGCGCGATTTGCTTTTTTATTTCCCTTTCCGCTATGATGATTTTACCCATTTAACGCCTATTGATAAGCTTCAGTCTGAAACCAGCGCTAATATTGTCGGCCGGATTGAACTGATTCAAAATAAAAAGAGTTGGCGGAGAAGGATGTATATCACGGAAGCGCTAATTACTGATGATACGGAAACCTTAAAAGTTATTTGGTTTAACCAGCCCTTTATCGCCCGCAACCTACAAGTTGGCGATAAGGTTTCTTTAGCAGGAAAAATAGAAGAAGACGCAAGCGGTTTGGTTATGAAATCTCCTACCTATGAAAAAATTGCCGGCCAGCAAGGTTTTCATACCCAAGGTCTGGTGCCTAATTACCACTTAACCGCCAATCTCACGCAAAAACAAATAAGATTTCTTATTAAACAGATTATCGGCGCAGCGAAACAGATATCTGATTGGCTGCCGCCTGACATGAAAAAAAATCTGCGACTCTTTGATTTAAGCGAGGCTATAGCCAAAATCCATTTCCCGAAAACAAAAACCGAAATTGAAACTGCGCGAAGACGCCTATCCTTTAATGAACTTTTTATAATCCAGCTCCAGTCCCAACTCGTAAAAAAAGAGCTTGAAGCAAGCCAAGCTAAGCCAATTCCCTTTTCAGAAGAAACTACAAAAAAATTCGTCAATTCCCTGCCCTGGGCATTAACTGACGCTCAGCGAAAGTCTGCCTGGGAAATTCTTAAGGATATAGGCAAAGACAAACCGATGTCTCGGCTTCTTTCCGGAGACGTTGGCAGCGGCAAAACGGTTGTTGCCCTAATTGCCATGCTTAACGTTGCCCTAAATAATTATCAAGCAGTCTTGATGGCGCCAACGGAAATTTTGGCCCATCAGCATTACAGCACAATTTGCCAACTGTTGAGTAATTTTGACGTTAAAATTGGTTTAATAACTGGAAGCGAAAAAAGGGCGAATTATGAATTAGGAATTAAGAATCAGAAAGAAAATAAAAAGATGAAAACCCCTGATTCCTTATTCTTAATTCATAATTCAGATATTATTATCGGCACGCATGCCTTAATCCAGGAAAAGATAGAATTTAATAATTTGGGGCTAGCCATAATTGACGAACAACATAGATTCGGTGTGGAGCAAAGAGCTGCGCTCTTAACGCGGACCTATGCGGACCGGCGGGGACCTATGCGGACCGGCGGGGAGGAAGCGGAAGATGAGGGGAAATTGTTGTATGAAAAAATTACTTATAAAATCAGAGGGGCGATTTTTAATGTTAAAAAACAGTTGGGTTTGGGGCATAAAGAAGTAATTTATCAAAAGGCCTTGGAAAAAAAATTTGAAAAAGTTGGATTATCTTTTACTAAAGAAAAATCTATTGAGATAAAATATGATGATAAAAAAATTAGCATCTACAGACCTGACTTTATCATCGATGATAAAGTTATTTTAGAAATAAAAAAACTGCCCTTTATCGGGAAATTTGAAAAGCAACAAGTCTGGCATTATCTGAAAGGCTCTGAATATAAACTAGCTTTGTTAGTTAATTTCGCAAATAATGATGTTCAAATTGAACGTTTTGTTGACACGAAAAAGTCCGCATCAGTCCGCCAAAGTCCGCATCAGTCCGCGCTTAGTCCGCATTTACTGTCAATGACCGCCACGCCTATCCCCCGCTCTTTGGCCCTGGCTTTGTACGGCGATTTAGACCTTTCTATTATCAACCAGCTGCCGAAGGGCAGGAAGCCGGTTATGACGAAAATTGTGCCGGAGGAAAAAAGAGAAAAGGCTTATGCTTTTATCAGACAGCAGATAGATAGCGGCCGCCAGGTATTTGTCATCTGCCCTTTAATCGACCATTCTGATAAGCTTGGAGTAAAATCCGTAAAACAGGAATTTGAAAAGCTGGATAAACAAATTTTTCCTGATTTAAATATCGGCATTTTGCACGGTCGGATTAAGCCGCCGGAAAAAGAAAAAATTATGCGGGAATTCCTTGATAATAAAATTAAAATCCTGGTCTCCACTTCAGTCGTGGAGGTCGGAGTGGATGCGCCAAACGCCGCGATTATGATGATTGAAGGCGCGGAACGTTTCGGCCTGGCCCAGCTTCACCAGTTTCGCGGCCGGGTCGGACGAAGCCAGCATCAATCTTATTGCTTTCTTTTCACGGAAAACTCGGCTGACAAAACCTTAAAACGGCTAGAGACGCTGGTAAATTGCCAGGACGGCTTCACTCTGGCAAAAATGGATTTGAAATTCCGGGGCGCGGGCGAAATTTACGGCACGGCCCAAAAGGGCTTCCCTCAATTAAAAATCGCCTCTTTATTTGACTATAAACTGATGAAAGAGGCGCGGGAGGAAGCGATAGAAATTATAAATAAAGACCCCGGTTTAAAAAATTATCCTTTACTGGCGGAAAAATTAGGAGATTGGGAAAAAAGCGTCCATCTAGAGTAA
- a CDS encoding DUF87 domain-containing protein, which translates to MPNFNKENIIKETEAIKEEPPIEANPEAAREVIEEEKTFRRGVLSINDLIAPASMEVTSDYLRLGEKYIRTIFVINYPRYITVGWFAPIINLNSTFDVAMFFYPVSSSLILKQLKNKVGALEAQIVSDAEKGAARDPLRETALRDIEALRDALTQGIEKFFQFSLYVTIYADSKEELNQLSDKVENIFGSRLVYSKKVFYQSEQGFNSTLPLANDELYITFNMNSSPVASSFPFISSELTSDNGILYGINRHNNSLILFDRFSLQNANTVVFATSGAGKSYAIKLEVLRSLMLGTDVIIIDPEHEYKHLSDAVGGTYINISLSSENKINPFDLPRAIGGDAKPGDIIRSAVITLKGLVRLMLGGLNHEEDSIVDRALLETYAKKDITPESDLSQIEPPIMQDFQEILDGMEGGADLALRLRKYTEGTFAGLLNNLTNVEMNNQLVCFSVRDLEDELRPMAIYTIVNYIWNIVRSETKKRVLVIDEAWWLMQHEDSAKFIFALVKRCRKYYLGVTTITQDVNDFLTSPYGQAIVTNSSLQLLLKQSPASIDLIQKTFALTEGEKYLLLEGGVGEGIFFAGRKHAAIKIVASYTEDQLITSDPRQLLEIEEAKKEFEASLEKGGENEEEANPEEAGV; encoded by the coding sequence ATGCCAAATTTTAATAAAGAAAATATAATAAAAGAGACGGAGGCAATAAAAGAGGAACCGCCTATTGAAGCCAATCCGGAGGCAGCAAGGGAGGTCATAGAGGAAGAAAAAACTTTCCGGCGGGGCGTTCTCTCAATAAATGATTTAATCGCTCCGGCCAGCATGGAGGTTACTTCTGATTATTTAAGGCTGGGAGAAAAATATATCCGCACCATTTTTGTTATAAATTATCCCCGTTACATAACGGTTGGTTGGTTCGCGCCGATCATCAATTTAAATTCCACTTTTGACGTGGCCATGTTTTTTTATCCCGTGAGCAGTTCCTTGATTTTAAAGCAGCTTAAAAACAAGGTCGGGGCGCTGGAAGCCCAGATTGTTTCTGACGCCGAGAAGGGAGCGGCCCGCGATCCATTGCGGGAAACCGCCCTAAGGGATATTGAAGCCTTGCGGGACGCCTTAACCCAGGGCATAGAAAAATTTTTCCAGTTTTCTTTGTATGTGACAATTTATGCCGACAGCAAAGAAGAATTAAACCAATTGTCGGATAAAGTTGAAAATATTTTTGGCTCCCGTTTGGTTTATTCAAAAAAAGTTTTTTATCAGTCCGAACAGGGATTCAATTCTACCTTGCCGTTGGCTAATGATGAGTTGTATATCACTTTTAACATGAATTCTTCGCCCGTAGCTTCTTCTTTCCCCTTCATTTCCTCGGAATTGACTTCTGACAACGGCATTCTTTACGGCATAAACAGGCACAATAACAGCTTGATTTTGTTTGACCGCTTCAGCTTACAAAACGCCAATACGGTGGTTTTCGCCACTTCCGGAGCCGGCAAAAGTTATGCCATAAAACTTGAAGTCCTGCGTTCCCTGATGTTGGGCACGGACGTGATAATTATTGACCCGGAGCATGAATACAAGCATTTGTCGGATGCGGTGGGCGGAACTTATATTAATATTTCCTTATCAAGCGAAAACAAAATCAACCCTTTTGACCTGCCCCGGGCCATAGGCGGCGATGCCAAACCGGGAGATATAATCCGGAGCGCCGTAATCACGCTTAAGGGTTTGGTAAGGCTGATGCTCGGCGGCTTAAACCATGAAGAAGATTCTATCGTTGACCGCGCTTTATTGGAGACCTACGCCAAAAAGGATATTACGCCGGAATCAGACCTTTCCCAAATAGAGCCGCCGATTATGCAGGATTTTCAGGAGATTTTGGATGGGATGGAAGGCGGCGCGGACCTGGCCTTGCGCCTGCGCAAATATACCGAGGGCACATTTGCCGGGCTTCTTAACAACCTTACGAATGTGGAAATGAATAACCAGCTGGTCTGCTTTTCCGTCCGTGATCTGGAGGACGAATTAAGGCCGATGGCTATCTATACGATTGTTAATTATATTTGGAATATTGTCAGATCGGAAACAAAGAAGAGGGTTTTGGTGATTGACGAAGCCTGGTGGCTGATGCAACACGAGGATAGCGCCAAATTTATTTTTGCCTTGGTCAAACGTTGCCGCAAATATTATTTGGGCGTGACGACGATCACCCAGGACGTCAACGACTTTTTAACTTCGCCTTATGGCCAGGCGATTGTTACCAATTCTTCCCTACAACTTCTTTTGAAGCAGTCGCCGGCGTCCATTGATTTGATCCAAAAAACTTTTGCCCTAACCGAAGGGGAAAAATATCTTTTGCTGGAAGGCGGAGTGGGCGAAGGCATATTTTTTGCTGGTCGCAAGCACGCGGCCATAAAAATCGTGGCTTCCTACACCGAAGACCAGCTTATTACTTCCGATCCCCGCCAGCTATTGGAAATTGAAGAGGCTAAAAAAGAATTTGAAGCCAGTTTGGAAAAGGGGGGTGAAAATGAAGAGGAAGCTAATCCAGAAGAGGCAGGAGTTTAA
- a CDS encoding PrgI family protein — protein sequence MQQFTIPQFIDVEDKIIGPITTRQFIILLAGFLIMGISYKIFDFSLFLTISILTLIITGAFSFVRINGRPFHFFVLNVIQTIKRPGLRVWRNEFFPQESQGYEMNEKEIIKQTPLPIPKTEPSLSRLAELSLMVDTRGEYKGDKEGETKIKAIRQAS from the coding sequence GTGCAGCAGTTTACCATTCCACAATTTATCGATGTTGAAGACAAAATAATCGGCCCGATAACAACCCGCCAGTTCATAATTTTACTGGCCGGATTTCTAATAATGGGCATAAGTTATAAAATATTTGATTTTTCCTTATTTCTGACTATAAGCATTCTAACTTTAATAATAACCGGAGCTTTCTCCTTTGTCAGGATAAACGGCCGGCCTTTTCACTTCTTTGTTTTAAATGTCATCCAGACCATAAAGAGGCCGGGATTGCGGGTGTGGCGCAATGAATTTTTTCCGCAGGAATCCCAAGGATACGAAATGAACGAGAAAGAAATAATAAAACAAACTCCGCTTCCGATCCCCAAAACAGAGCCGAGCCTCTCCCGGTTGGCAGAATTGTCCTTAATGGTTGACACACGGGGAGAGTATAAGGGAGATAAAGAAGGGGAAACAAAAATTAAGGCCATCAGGCAGGCTTCTTAA
- a CDS encoding DNA-3-methyladenine glycosylase, with the protein MRILPKSFYNKNTLQVAQDLLGCFLVRKNPRPRPLPRSSRRGRGESTLRCKIVEVEAYNGPRDLASHASRGRTKRNSVMFGGPGKIYVYFTYGMHYMLNIVTEEKDYPAAVLIRAISCNIKHKTHNKAKNKSLLTNGPAKLTKALGVDKSFNSLPIYVKKYGLWIESRIKDEKPKIVKTKRIGVDYAGRYKDEKWRFYIRGNEFISKK; encoded by the coding sequence ATGAGAATTTTGCCAAAATCTTTTTATAATAAAAATACGCTACAAGTTGCCCAAGATCTCTTGGGCTGTTTTTTGGTAAGGAAAAACCCCCGCCCCCGACCCCTCCCCCGCTCCTCGCGTCGCGGGAGAGGGGAGAGCACTCTAAGATGTAAAATTGTGGAAGTAGAAGCTTATAACGGGCCGAGGGACTTAGCTTCTCACGCCAGCCGGGGCCGGACAAAAAGAAACAGCGTAATGTTTGGCGGACCGGGCAAAATTTATGTTTATTTTACTTACGGCATGCATTATATGTTAAATATCGTGACAGAAGAAAAAGATTATCCGGCCGCGGTTTTAATCAGAGCTATATCATGTAACATAAAACATAAAACACATAACAAGGCAAAAAATAAGAGCTTACTGACGAATGGACCAGCTAAACTGACAAAAGCTTTAGGTGTAGATAAATCTTTCAATAGTCTACCTATTTATGTAAAAAAATACGGCCTCTGGATTGAGAGCCGCATCAAAGATGAAAAACCGAAAATAGTTAAAACAAAAAGAATTGGCGTTGACTACGCGGGAAGGTATAAGGATGAAAAATGGCGGTTTTATATAAGGGGCAATGAGTTTATTTCTAAAAAATAA
- a CDS encoding DsbA family protein, whose protein sequence is MPLQKKVYSARNKFTGGAGKAKFPTKLFIVAALGNFILLFLFFLILKSAFSVSWDNNGQTAASRRGGYGDGDPLITRASGLRDVLDGPIINGLDPSLGPNEAAVTIVYFADYECGYCQEQEAVIKKIMEKYEDKIRLIWKDYPEKDSGANSFSAAAAGRCAQEQGRFWAFHDQLFQNGDKLGGDLFLDLAEKLNLRKSLFSECLEDEETARLVRNNILEAEILDIKGVPFIFVNKEEIMGEATEEDLETIIKAELDKL, encoded by the coding sequence ATGCCTCTTCAAAAAAAAGTTTATTCCGCCAGAAATAAATTTACGGGCGGGGCGGGCAAGGCAAAATTTCCCACAAAATTATTTATAGTTGCCGCTTTGGGCAATTTTATTTTGCTGTTTTTATTTTTTTTGATATTAAAGTCCGCTTTTAGCGTTTCTTGGGATAATAATGGCCAAACAGCCGCAAGCCGCCGAGGCGGTTATGGGGACGGAGACCCTCTGATAACCAGAGCGTCCGGACTAAGAGACGTTTTGGATGGCCCGATTATAAACGGCCTTGACCCCAGTTTGGGACCGAACGAAGCGGCGGTCACAATTGTCTATTTCGCGGATTATGAATGCGGTTATTGCCAAGAGCAGGAGGCGGTAATAAAAAAAATAATGGAGAAATATGAAGATAAGATACGTTTAATTTGGAAAGATTATCCGGAAAAAGATTCCGGCGCCAATTCTTTCTCCGCGGCCGCGGCCGGACGTTGCGCGCAAGAACAAGGGCGGTTTTGGGCCTTTCATGACCAACTCTTTCAGAATGGCGACAAGCTGGGCGGGGATTTATTCCTGGATTTGGCCGAAAAATTAAATTTAAGAAAAAGCTTATTTTCCGAGTGTCTGGAGGACGAAGAAACCGCCCGACTAGTAAGGAATAATATTTTAGAGGCGGAAATTTTAGATATAAAAGGAGTGCCGTTTATTTTTGTTAACAAAGAAGAAATAATGGGCGAAGCGACAGAGGAGGATTTAGAGACAATAATAAAAGCGGAACTTGATAAGTTATAA
- a CDS encoding TraC family protein, with protein sequence MAKAVKTKSIVSSQKYLDIAEIREDTVIMRDYTLRAVLLVSSVNFALKSEDEQEAIISSYVSFLNNIDFPIQIAIQSRELDINGYLEQLKQKEKEQTNELLKIQTAEYTQYIEELVSMAKIMNKRFYVVIPYNPASDKKKNFFSSLWEILKPATLIKMREEKFLKYKDELGRRVDNVINNLSSAGLNAVQLDTQSLIELYYNTYNPKTSKNQRLADTKDLRVAE encoded by the coding sequence ATGGCTAAAGCCGTTAAAACCAAATCAATAGTCTCTTCCCAAAAATATTTGGACATTGCTGAAATAAGGGAGGACACGGTAATTATGCGGGATTATACCTTGCGGGCGGTTTTGTTGGTTTCTAGCGTTAATTTTGCCCTGAAAAGCGAAGACGAACAGGAAGCGATAATTTCTTCTTACGTGAGTTTTTTAAACAACATTGATTTTCCCATTCAAATTGCGATTCAATCCCGAGAACTTGATATTAACGGTTATCTTGAGCAGTTGAAGCAGAAGGAAAAGGAACAGACAAACGAGCTTTTAAAAATCCAAACGGCCGAATATACCCAATATATAGAGGAATTGGTTTCTATGGCGAAAATCATGAATAAGCGTTTTTATGTGGTCATTCCCTATAATCCGGCATCGGACAAGAAAAAAAATTTTTTCTCTTCGCTTTGGGAAATTTTAAAACCGGCGACCTTAATTAAAATGAGAGAGGAAAAATTTTTAAAATATAAAGACGAGTTGGGAAGGCGGGTGGATAATGTTATAAATAATTTGTCTTCAGCCGGCTTAAACGCCGTTCAGCTTGATACGCAAAGTTTGATAGAGCTTTATTACAACACCTATAATCCGAAAACTTCAAAAAATCAAAGGCTGGCCGACACAAAAGATTTGCGGGTGGCAGAATAG
- the radA gene encoding DNA repair protein RadA has protein sequence MSNKTQNIYVCSNCDAQFSKWSGRCLECGSWGTLKMQTLEQKEIDYRLGGKAEEKKISQAEIIDLNKIRENGLERIRTNISELDRVLGGGVVPGSLVLLAGEPGIGKSTIVAQLADAVGSNRGDVIYLSGEESAGQIKARLARLKCNLEKIKFISETNVEKAIATIVALKPILVIIDSIQAVYSADVLAEAGGLNQIRASAVKFLEIAKENNIAIILVGHITKDGQIAGPKSLEHIVDTVIYLETEAANNYRVLRAIKNRFGSVNELGVFEMTGSGFAEIANPGAVFIETSGQKITGSVISSVLEGTRPFLVEIQALVTKTVFGYPQRKSSGFDLNRLQVLASVLTKRAKVNLLNQDIILNVVGGLRVNDPALDLAVCLAITSSLLNQVINRKTLVLGEVGLGGEVRNVSKPEQRLAEAEKLGFVQAMVPDYQVKAKKLKLIKIKNLEEMVGRLARIA, from the coding sequence ATGTCGAACAAAACTCAAAATATTTACGTTTGTTCAAATTGCGACGCCCAATTTTCCAAGTGGAGCGGGCGTTGTTTGGAATGCGGCTCTTGGGGGACTTTGAAAATGCAGACCCTGGAGCAGAAAGAAATTGATTATCGCCTTGGCGGGAAGGCGGAAGAAAAAAAAATAAGCCAGGCGGAAATTATTGATTTGAATAAAATAAGGGAAAACGGGCTGGAGAGGATTAGGACAAATATTTCCGAGTTGGATCGGGTTTTGGGCGGGGGAGTTGTGCCCGGCTCCCTGGTTTTGCTCGCCGGCGAACCGGGGATTGGCAAATCAACGATTGTTGCCCAGCTGGCCGATGCCGTTGGCTCAAACCGCGGCGATGTTATTTACCTTAGCGGCGAGGAATCAGCCGGCCAGATTAAAGCGCGTCTAGCCAGGTTAAAATGCAATTTGGAAAAAATTAAATTTATCAGCGAAACTAACGTGGAAAAAGCCATAGCCACTATTGTAGCCCTGAAGCCTATTTTAGTTATTATTGATTCAATCCAGGCGGTCTATTCGGCCGATGTTTTAGCCGAAGCCGGCGGTCTTAATCAAATCAGAGCTTCGGCCGTAAAATTTTTAGAAATCGCCAAAGAGAATAATATTGCCATTATTTTGGTCGGCCATATAACCAAGGACGGCCAAATCGCCGGTCCGAAGTCTTTGGAGCATATTGTTGATACCGTGATTTATTTGGAAACGGAAGCCGCCAATAATTATCGCGTGCTGCGGGCGATAAAGAATCGTTTTGGCTCTGTTAATGAATTGGGAGTTTTTGAAATGACCGGTTCGGGTTTTGCTGAGATTGCCAACCCGGGAGCGGTTTTTATAGAAACTAGCGGACAAAAAATAACCGGTTCGGTTATCAGCAGTGTTTTGGAAGGCACCCGCCCTTTTCTGGTTGAAATTCAAGCTCTGGTGACCAAAACGGTTTTTGGTTATCCGCAGAGGAAATCTTCCGGATTTGACTTAAATAGGCTGCAGGTTTTGGCCTCGGTTTTGACCAAGAGGGCCAAAGTCAATCTTTTGAATCAGGATATAATTTTAAACGTTGTCGGCGGCCTCAGAGTTAATGACCCGGCCCTGGATTTAGCGGTTTGCCTAGCTATAACTTCCAGCCTTCTTAATCAGGTTATTAACAGAAAAACTTTGGTTTTAGGCGAAGTTGGCCTGGGCGGGGAAGTGCGCAATGTTTCCAAACCGGAACAGAGATTGGCGGAAGCGGAAAAATTAGGGTTTGTCCAGGCGATGGTTCCGGATTATCAGGTGAAGGCAAAAAAATTAAAGCTGATAAAAATAAAAAATTTGGAAGAAATGGTTGGTCGCCTAGCGCGTATCGCGTAA